The Biomphalaria glabrata chromosome 15, xgBioGlab47.1, whole genome shotgun sequence region CCTAGACCTAATGTTAACATGCCTGGTTCATCAAAAATGtgaattttaagaaaatattcaaACACTTGGAGCAGATTATTGATTGGCTAATTACTAAGCAAGTTCCACAAAATAGATCCAGCGGAATGGCACCATttcttaaattacaaaaaaaaaatgtagagttAAAGAGTACATAttcatttaaacattattcaatTTAACTTTTTGAATGGtaagattaaattttttttcaatattattttaatcttAGATTTCTTATTGTTATATAGCCAAGTTGTTTATATAAATACTGCTTTGATAGTGCCACTATTTTGTAAGACACATTTTCTACTTTGTGTTCAGATGTTAGTTTGGAATATGATGAGAATGAACTGTACAATAGCTTCAAGGATTTTTATGAGGATATTGTTCCTGAGTTCAAATCTGTTGGCACCATAGTCCAGCTAAAAGTCTGCTGTAACTGTGAGCCACATCTACGTGGGAATGTCTATGTCCAATACAAAAGGTAAATTCCTGTTCTACTATGATTAATTTACTGACAcgctaataataatttaattaacaatATCTTGCCTTCATATTGGATGTCTAACTTGTAAagtgtaatcacaacaaatttccgtaaggatcaataaagcagtcttagtcttagtcttagtgtcAGTAAAATTTAAATCGAAAAGTTGAAATCTATGCTGCCATAAAGTGACTAATTAGTACTTAAAGTCATGGAATTTTGTATCTTCTTTCAAATTTGCCGTGAAATAATTGCATTAAATTCATACTACCTAAGCTTGTCTTTCTTCACATCAGTCAGTGAATTTAACTCATGAAATGAGACAAGTCATATTTAACTCGCTGATTTGACAATAGAATAAGTTGTTTGAAACCTTTAAGGTGGCCCCAAGATATTAAGAATGAATTTGATTTTTCCCTGTATCttaatatttcatttgtttgcATGACAGAGAGAATCAGTTTAAATGCAACGAGATCCATGCAGAATTTTTCAGATATTTCCAATTCCTTATGCCAATTTTGTAAGTCCTCATATAATACTAAAATCTATATTTCTAGGTGTGAAATTTAGGTACCAGTATTAAACAAATTCTAactagaaaataatatttagaaaGATAGCATCCACTTTAACTCTTTAGCTAACTTCAGTCACATATTGCAGACAGAATAAATTTTCTCTTTATGATGTATTAATTAAAAGGTTAATTTACTCTCAAGTACATTTTAAGACCTGTTCCATCCAAATAACTTGTGTCATGTCGGTTTGTTAGAAAATAATACAAAGAAAGATATTATCCACCTTAACTCTAGCTAACTACAGTCTGACTACTCTCAAGTGCATTGATCTACATTTTCTGCGTCCTTTTCATGCATCTTTCCAGTTGAAATCTGTGTCAAGCACAATATTATTTTCTATCTTATAGTTGTTAATGAAAGACTTGGTACTTGGTTGACAATTTATAGCTTCAATAATGTGACAATATTACATGAACAATCAAATGTTATCTCTGTCCTCAAACGTGTTTATACAAGAACTAACGTTTTCTAAAGTTCCCCTGATGTCACCTGTTAATGAACTTGTGATCTTATAGAAAGTAAGACcagtatttgtttttatttaactatCCCATGGTGAtcatttagtaataataatttaaagtaaGGAGTGTTAATGCTTGCCAACTTTTAATGGTACTGTTCATTATGTTATAAAACGATTGGCTGTAACTCTGTCTTGTGTGAATTGTCAGGATAATGTTAAGTGCTTTTAATTAGTTTTAGGGCTATCTTGATACTAGTAGATTATTGAAAATGATTTCTGTTGAAAGTTTAACTGTTATGATTAATCATGGTGATTCCATAAAGTttaatacaactttttaaaaaattttacctATAAAACAATTGTTCAATGTACCAGTATGTATAAATctgcaagcttttttttttttttttttttttactaaagaaataactcttaatttttgtttcaggGAGTCAGCAGCGCAAAAAGCTTTTGAGAAATTTAATGCTCGGTGGTATGCAAGTCGTCagctgacttgtatatttgtcaaTATTGAGTCCTGGAAGTCTGCTATTTGTGGTAACTGATTAGTATCTCCTCCTCACTTGTTTTAGGAACCTCAGAATAGTACTTACATTATaccaattaatttatttttaagctaTACTTTTTTTGCATGGGAAGATCTgcactaattattattttttattttttttacatttataataattttattaatgacAACTTAAAATCTGCATGAAAGACATATCTTTTTAttgtcaaaacaaaatttaggcTTAGCACTGAAGAAATGTATTGAACTGTGGTTCCGATAGGATACTGaactaagaaagaaaaaaaactggaTAATATCAGCATAAATACTGCATCACAATAGCCTGTAGAgtgactttttatatatttcaacaatgtaccagtatatatataaattcaaaAGTACAAAAGCTGTGTTTTTTATCAGATAAGTTGAATGTTTTActgtaacaataataaaatgaacCCAAAAAGCTGATCAAACTAATCTTTAATGATAATGTTTAACGTCTTTCAttttatgacaaaataaaagatattCATGTCCATGAAatctataaaagaaaatgttttcttacTTTCAGGACTGGCCTCAAAAAAACGTTGCCCCAAAGGAAAGTCCTGCAACTTTTTACATGTGTTTAGAAACCCTGGTGGAGAGTTTACAGAGTTAGATTATGATGATGTCTCTACAGACAGAAGTGACCGCCAGAATGGTAAAGACAGAGCCGGCTCTCAGAGGCATTACTCAAGAGACTCTGTACAACATGGCCAGTCTAGAAGACAATCTTCTTCCTCGTATCAGTCATCAAGACACAGGTCACGCTCTCCATCTTCATCTAGGTCACGTTCTTCCTCTAGAAGGTCGCATTCTTCAAGAAAGTCAACACACTATCGATCAAGGTCTAGGTCAAGATCAAGGGACAGAACACACAGATATGACAGACCAAGGTCTAGGTCTCCAAGACAAAGAAAAGTTTCACAGTACAGCCCCGAGCCACAACAATCTAGAAAAAGATATTCATCAAGAATGTCTGAACAAAACGCAAACAAAAATGAAACTGTAGCTGATGAAAAACATTCCAGAAGCAATAAAAGTAAATCTTCCCTGCTATCATCTTCACCATCATCAAATAGTGGTTCTGAATCTGACAAGTCAAGTTCAGAAAGTAACTCTGACTCCAGCTCAGATGAAGAAATTGTTTATGAATATATAGAGAAAACCAAAGAAACATTACATCACTAGAACACAGCCTAATTCATATTTCATTTGTTGTTGATTAAAGAAGATATTTAGTGCACTAAATTATTTTAGTGAAAGTTATTTTAgacatgtatataaaaaaaatgtaccttctcttgttttaatttttgtttacaaaaatgttatgtttataaagtttttaaaatttagtcatTGAAGTTGATGACAGTTGttttaatacattaaaattCACTTAAAAAGAAGTTTATTTTCATTGGTCTTACATCCTGTACGTTACACTGCCATGTGGAACTTAGTGAAATATGTTGGGTGGTATTTGAACAAATTAAACATGTCCAGTTGAAGCACTTATAATGAACCCTCAACATGACAATTAAACCTTGATTTCCCTATGACTGACAGTCACAACTTGtggccttttttcttttctggtgCTGTTTCAGGGAATGAGAAGAACTATCCTTAGGAACAGCGACCTTTTATTGTATATGTTTCTTACTTTCTTTGCACCTGGTAGTGTGCaggtaaaaacaaacaattctagcttttttttttcaaattattgaGTTACTTAAAAGGGCTGATAGTATTTCAGTTTGTACAGAACTCTTATATGACTCAGTGtagtgtattttatttattatatttttttcaaacagaTTATACCAGTACTTGACTGGTTAATTAGAAACCAAAGCACAGTCACTTTcttcattttataatatttttttttcacataaaaaaacTGAAGGTCTCATTACTTATTCAGTCAGATAAACATTAGCAAAAATTCTCAGTGGTCTTGTGCCTCTGTGGTGAAGTGACCTTACAATTTCAAGGTAAATATGCTGTCCTTACTATGCAACTAGTTTTATTTGCTGCCTACCTTGGAATCCAAATTATTACTTTAATAGACACATACATTTTCCCTTAAGATGTTCAAAAACAATTTacattgaataaaaaatataatttgctTAACTCATTATTTGAACAATAAgcacaaacattttaaatatttttaagcaattttttttgaTCAGATGAAATCACATTTATCTTTTCAATTCAATGCATCGCATTTATGAGATTGTGTAAAGCAGTACAGCCTTAAGTTCCTTTATGTTGACAGATTTGTACTAGAATATAAGAGCTCCTATGGGTGCCTTATTACCTTTGAGCTTGAGTAAATATTGTGACAACATG contains the following coding sequences:
- the LOC106057185 gene encoding U2 small nuclear ribonucleoprotein auxiliary factor 35 kDa subunit-related protein 2-like, whose amino-acid sequence is MSEIDTNFSQECELGNPKKLTITKPKHFNHKQWRAYLKKMKRKEKRTAAAKERERQENNEAADDLKSDSEEEREREREENESRIQNELWLERERQAQAAFKAKKEREEFEKKRIEEIERKIKEEWEERERKEKEEREAKEKQEQEKRLKQDKLLKEATANENPSAWHNPLAPVHYGTERQVDACPFFKKMAACRFGDHCSRFHDYPEVSHTILIPNMFSSFQLEQSIVDNYDTDVSLEYDENELYNSFKDFYEDIVPEFKSVGTIVQLKVCCNCEPHLRGNVYVQYKRESAAQKAFEKFNARWYASRQLTCIFVNIESWKSAICGLASKKRCPKGKSCNFLHVFRNPGGEFTELDYDDVSTDRSDRQNGKDRAGSQRHYSRDSVQHGQSRRQSSSSYQSSRHRSRSPSSSRSRSSSRRSHSSRKSTHYRSRSRSRSRDRTHRYDRPRSRSPRQRKVSQYSPEPQQSRKRYSSRMSEQNANKNETVADEKHSRSNKSKSSLLSSSPSSNSGSESDKSSSESNSDSSSDEEIVYEYIEKTKETLHH